A window of the Caretta caretta isolate rCarCar2 chromosome 21, rCarCar1.hap1, whole genome shotgun sequence genome harbors these coding sequences:
- the NGF gene encoding beta-nerve growth factor: MSMLYYTLIIAFLLGIQAAPKSEDNAPWGFPAGPTIPNIHRTKANPSPKAAPHTANHHLAGKVDSREAGQAANITVDPKLFRKRRFRSPRVLFSTQPPPVLGDGQNMEYLGSADSLNRTIRTKRTAHPVLHRGEFSVCDSISLWVGDKTTATDIKGKEVTVLGEVNINNNVFKQYFFETKCRDPKPVSSGCRGIDAKHWNSYCTTTHTFVKALTMEGKQAAWRFIRIDTACVCVLSRKTVRP; the protein is encoded by the coding sequence ATGTCCATGCTGTACTACACTCTGATTATAGCTTTTTTGCTCGGCATACAGGCAGCACCAAAGTCAGAGGACAATGCTCCATGGGGGTTTCCTGCAGGACCCACCATTCCAAATATCCATCGGACTAAAGCAAATCCCAGTCCCAAGGCAGCTCCACACACAGCCAATCATCACCTTGCTGGGAAGGTAGACAGTAGAGAAGCTGGACAGGCAGCAAACATCACTGTGGATCCAAAGCTTTTCAGAAAGAGACGATTCCGATCCCCTCGGGTTCTGTTCAGCACGCAGCCCCCTCCAGTGTTAGGGGATGGACAGAACATGGAGTATCTGGGCAGTGCAGATTCTCTTAACAGGACTATTCGAACCAAGCGGACTGCTCATCCTGTGCTGCACCGGGGAGAATTCTCAGTTTGTGACAGCATCAGCCTGTGGGTTGGGGACAAAACCACAGCTACTGACATCAAAGGCAAAGAGGTGACAGTGCTGGGAGAGGTGAACATTAACAACAATGTTTTCAAGCAGTACTTTTTCGAAACCAAGTGCAGGGACCCTAAGCCAGTCTCCAGTGGGTGCCGGGGAATTGATGCTAAGCACTGGAATTCCTACTGCACCACCACGCACACCTTTGTCAAAGCACTGACAATGGAAGGCAAGCAAGCAGCCTGGAGATTTATCCGAATCGATACCGCCTGTGTGTGCGTGCTCAGCCGGAAAACAGTGAGACCCTGA